Proteins encoded within one genomic window of Pieris rapae chromosome 1, ilPieRapa1.1, whole genome shotgun sequence:
- the LOC110994440 gene encoding cyclin-dependent kinase inhibitor 1C-like encodes MKFFIVVSALFALAASAPVEMSLQQIDYALQSPDLAPMLRPVLEAALNKIMEALMNGQTLETVVVELPIGVDPAIIPEPAPLPVNPSPVPIDPVPIPIPSPAEPAPIPSAGPLVQVIINVNKEQQQQQQVPDVDVGSIPEPSPANPIDVILN; translated from the exons atgaaattcttCATCGTGGTATCCGCCCTCTTCGCCCTTGCGGCATCCGCCCCTGTTGAGATGTCCCTGCAACAGATCGACTATGCTCTGCAGAGCCCTGACCTCGCTCCAATGCTAAGACCCGTGTTGGAAGCTGCTCTTAACAAGATCATGGAAGCTCTAATGAACGGACAGACTCTT GAAACCGTTGTCGTCGAACTCCCCATTGGCGTAGACCCAGCTATCATTCCTGAGCCTGCCCCACTCCCAGTTAACCCCAGCCCAGTCCCAATTGACCCCGTCCCAATCCCAATCCCAAGCCCCGCTGAACCCGCCCCCATCCCATCTGCCGGACCCCTTGTCCAGGTCATCATTAACGTCAACAAggaacaacaacaacaacaacag GTACCTGATGTAGATGTGGGTTCCATCCCTGAACCATCTCCTGCTAACCCAATCGACGTCATCCTCAACTAA